In a genomic window of Hyphomonas sp.:
- a CDS encoding M56 family metallopeptidase has translation MTEAGYLTDLGIALVAAISVTVVVAAGLSLFWSVFHRHQVTLSPTQYRRAIFGYAAIPAVVGVAMFIACCAVPSAAGFNTVPTHCHFDQGMRFCLPHAPVPIARSAIVGGGVAGAVVLVPLLALFARRLHLHSRLFRELELCSTYHADLDAHVLRSPALSAFCVGILRRRIFLTDGLIRSLSPEQVSIVMNHERGHARRADGILLVFLQVLTRPFNSTARKGMIDEFLLSVEHECDRYAARQCGDRLAVADTLVQLGRLRLIQQEVSEPTRSDLVFSVLGQSLERRVGWLLCSPEPSKSGVTIMTERVMCYAAIMAFILAEPVHHLLEQALNFVRH, from the coding sequence ATGACTGAGGCAGGATATCTGACCGATCTTGGCATCGCCCTTGTGGCAGCCATCAGTGTGACCGTTGTGGTAGCGGCCGGGCTGAGCCTGTTCTGGTCCGTATTTCATCGACATCAGGTTACCCTGAGCCCGACTCAATACCGGCGCGCAATATTCGGGTATGCCGCCATTCCGGCGGTTGTCGGTGTGGCTATGTTCATCGCGTGTTGTGCCGTTCCATCTGCGGCAGGTTTCAACACGGTACCGACCCATTGCCACTTTGATCAGGGCATGCGCTTCTGCTTGCCTCATGCTCCGGTGCCCATTGCCCGATCAGCCATTGTAGGGGGAGGTGTGGCTGGAGCTGTTGTTCTGGTTCCCTTGCTTGCCCTGTTCGCCCGTCGGCTCCATCTGCATTCCCGGCTATTTCGGGAGCTTGAACTGTGCAGCACCTATCACGCCGATCTGGATGCCCATGTGCTCAGATCGCCCGCGCTGTCAGCCTTTTGTGTCGGAATCCTGCGCAGGCGCATATTCCTTACCGACGGCCTGATAAGAAGTTTGAGCCCTGAGCAGGTCAGCATCGTCATGAATCATGAGCGCGGACATGCCCGCCGTGCTGACGGCATCTTGCTGGTTTTCCTGCAGGTGTTGACGCGGCCTTTTAACTCCACAGCGCGAAAGGGAATGATCGACGAGTTCCTGTTGTCCGTAGAGCATGAATGCGATCGGTATGCTGCGCGCCAATGCGGGGACCGTCTGGCCGTTGCCGACACTTTGGTCCAATTGGGCAGGCTCCGTCTGATCCAGCAAGAAGTTTCGGAGCCAACCCGTTCTGATTTGGTGTTTTCGGTACTTGGCCAGTCGCTCGAGCGTCGTGTTGGCTGGTTGCTATGCTCTCCCGAACCTTCAAAGAGTGGGGTCACGATCATGACCGAACGCGTGATGTGCTATGCTGCGATCATGGCCTTCATCCTGGCTGAACCG
- the hutI gene encoding imidazolonepropionase — protein MTKHVQYLTDCMIATMAHGQPDYGLIPNGTILVKEGRITWAGPTDACPVDLDALTGRSLEGRLVSPALIDCHTHIVFGGHRAQEFEQRQKGASYEEISRSGGGIQSTVRATCSSSFESLVDSALARLDSLLKEGVAVVEVKSGYGLSIEDEIRMLRVARHLEAVRPVRIHTTWLAAHAVPSSYTDRPDAYIDDIVIPGLIQAHAAGLVDSVDGFCERIAFSSDQIERVFEVARSLDLPVRLHAEQLSNSGGAQLAAKYSALSADHLEHLTDADAASLAKAGTVAVLLPGAYHMLRETVCPPVETLRAHGVDMAVATDCNPGTSPLCSILTAMNMACIDFSLTPEEALAGTTRNAARALGLSGQYGEIVEGAVADLAVWNVSHPAELPYWIGNGLLSERITCQD, from the coding sequence ATGACGAAACACGTGCAATACCTTACTGACTGCATGATTGCCACCATGGCACACGGGCAGCCCGATTATGGCCTGATACCGAATGGCACCATTCTCGTGAAGGAAGGCCGCATCACCTGGGCAGGCCCCACAGACGCCTGCCCGGTCGACCTGGACGCGTTGACAGGGCGGTCGCTGGAGGGACGCCTCGTATCGCCTGCGCTGATCGATTGCCATACGCACATCGTGTTTGGAGGACATCGTGCGCAGGAATTCGAGCAACGCCAGAAGGGTGCCTCGTATGAGGAAATTTCCCGAAGCGGCGGCGGCATTCAGTCCACTGTAAGGGCCACCTGCTCCTCCAGCTTTGAGAGCCTTGTCGATAGCGCGCTTGCTCGACTCGACAGTCTTTTGAAGGAAGGCGTCGCCGTGGTGGAAGTAAAATCGGGTTACGGACTCTCGATTGAAGACGAGATACGCATGCTCAGAGTAGCCCGCCATCTTGAGGCCGTACGACCGGTGAGGATTCACACCACCTGGCTTGCGGCTCATGCCGTTCCTTCCTCCTACACCGACCGACCTGACGCCTATATTGATGACATCGTCATTCCGGGCCTTATCCAAGCCCACGCCGCAGGCCTTGTGGACTCGGTTGACGGCTTCTGCGAACGCATCGCGTTCAGCAGCGATCAAATCGAACGTGTGTTCGAAGTCGCCCGGTCCCTTGATCTGCCGGTCAGACTGCACGCAGAGCAATTGTCCAATTCCGGGGGAGCGCAACTGGCCGCAAAATATTCGGCACTGTCGGCTGATCACCTGGAACATCTGACCGATGCCGATGCCGCATCCTTGGCAAAGGCGGGCACAGTCGCCGTGCTGCTTCCCGGCGCGTATCACATGCTCCGGGAGACTGTTTGTCCCCCCGTAGAAACGCTGCGCGCCCACGGGGTCGACATGGCCGTCGCAACCGACTGCAATCCCGGCACGTCACCCCTCTGCTCGATCCTGACCGCCATGAATATGGCCTGTATAGACTTTTCCCTCACACCCGAGGAGGCGCTGGCAGGAACAACCCGTAATGCCGCCCGGGCTCTCGGCCTGTCCGGGCAGTATGGAGAAATTGTGGAAGGTGCAGTCGCAGATCTGGCGGTATGGAATGTAAGCCATCCAGCCGAACTGCCCTATTGGATCGGGAACGGTCTGCTCTCTGAACGTATCACCTGTCAGGATTGA
- a CDS encoding UTRA domain-containing protein, with the protein MTTISHQAIRESILERIQKGEWGLGELIPGEADLADEYGCARTTINRALQGLAQDGLVVRKRKGGTRVSNMPVRQAKFDIPVIREQIETLGGHYRHQVLRKAERVPPAAIRTRLGLSNGVKALQLDTVHLADGRPFAFEARWVNLQAVPAIRSAPLEEISANEWLVQTVPFSSGDVSFSAVAANRDIASTLECEEGAALFVIDRTTSLAGEYITTMKLYYREGYQLYSRL; encoded by the coding sequence ATGACGACGATATCGCATCAGGCGATCAGGGAATCCATTCTGGAACGGATCCAGAAGGGGGAATGGGGGTTGGGTGAGCTTATTCCCGGAGAGGCGGATCTGGCTGACGAGTATGGATGTGCCCGCACGACAATAAACCGGGCGCTTCAAGGGCTGGCTCAGGACGGTCTTGTCGTCCGCAAGCGCAAGGGCGGTACCCGCGTCTCAAACATGCCTGTTCGGCAGGCCAAATTCGACATTCCTGTCATTCGGGAACAGATAGAGACGCTGGGAGGGCATTATCGCCACCAGGTTCTCCGGAAAGCTGAACGCGTTCCGCCCGCGGCCATCCGGACGCGCCTGGGTCTGTCAAATGGCGTCAAGGCCCTGCAACTTGACACAGTACATCTTGCGGATGGCAGGCCATTTGCGTTTGAGGCGCGCTGGGTCAATCTTCAGGCCGTGCCGGCGATTCGGAGTGCGCCTCTGGAAGAAATAAGTGCAAATGAGTGGCTGGTTCAGACTGTTCCGTTTTCAAGCGGGGACGTCTCCTTTTCAGCTGTGGCTGCCAACCGGGATATCGCCAGCACCCTGGAATGTGAGGAGGGGGCGGCCTTGTTCGTGATCGATCGAACCACGTCATTGGCGGGAGAATACATCACGACAATGAAGCTCTATTACCGCGAAGGGTATCAGCTGTATTCCCGGCTTTGA
- a CDS encoding BlaI/MecI/CopY family transcriptional regulator produces the protein MSVRTRKIALGPLEIAIMKYLWRRGPADVKAVHLALGGDDGQTHNTVQSAMERLFKKGLLSRDKVSHAYVYRAEVSRSQIIGRVMDDVLRSLSPESKSSYLLAFLDHAADADSEALDTLERLIREKREEAGGGGLDAGDD, from the coding sequence ATGTCGGTGCGCACCCGCAAGATTGCTCTGGGACCTCTCGAAATTGCGATCATGAAATATCTCTGGCGCCGAGGACCCGCCGACGTCAAGGCTGTCCATCTCGCCTTGGGTGGGGATGATGGCCAGACCCATAACACGGTTCAGTCTGCCATGGAGCGCCTTTTCAAGAAGGGGCTGTTGTCGCGCGACAAAGTCAGCCATGCCTATGTGTACCGCGCGGAGGTCAGCCGGTCCCAGATCATCGGCCGTGTGATGGACGACGTCCTGCGCAGTCTCTCGCCGGAATCCAAGAGCAGTTACCTTCTGGCCTTCCTCGATCATGCCGCTGATGCAGACAGTGAAGCGCTGGATACATTGGAGCGTCTCATCCGGGAAAAGCGCGAAGAGGCTGGCGGAGGCGGACTGGACGCGGGCGATGACTGA
- a CDS encoding formimidoylglutamate deiminase — MKISADQVLTSDGWREHVAITLDPSGRISAIEPCDAKFDQSVSVLLPAPGNVHSHSFQRAMAGLAERRGPNAHDDFWSWRKLMYKFLEILTPEDIEIIAAQVQMEMLEAGYAAQAEFHYLHHAVGGSAYDDIAETSLRHANAAELTGIGYTHLPVLYMQGGCDGRQLTGGQERFGCDLDQFSLIQSRFRERMREMPSDTVLGVAPHSLRAVPPQAFSEVVAGLPHGPIHIHAAEQVAEVEEIIAFLGRRPVDWLLTQMEVGQRWCMIHATQMTQDETRRLARSGAVAGVCPVTEANLGDGIFNCVDFVSEGGMFGIGSDSNVRIGLTEELRLLEVTQRLRDRRRTLLTNGDVRSNGRFLYEHAVAGSARALGRSSGKIAVGAYADMLALDGKSLELAGLVGDAMLDAWIFAGADDIITDVWSAGRHMVQGGQHVQRDQIVTAYAGLSKRLRGTL, encoded by the coding sequence ATGAAAATATCTGCTGATCAGGTTTTGACTTCCGATGGCTGGCGCGAACATGTCGCAATCACTCTGGACCCGTCGGGGCGTATTTCGGCCATTGAGCCATGTGACGCAAAATTCGACCAGTCTGTAAGCGTCCTTCTTCCGGCGCCTGGTAATGTACACAGCCACAGTTTTCAGAGAGCCATGGCGGGACTGGCTGAGCGTCGTGGCCCGAATGCGCATGACGATTTCTGGTCATGGCGAAAACTGATGTACAAGTTTCTCGAGATCCTGACGCCCGAGGACATCGAGATTATTGCTGCTCAGGTGCAAATGGAGATGCTCGAAGCCGGATATGCGGCTCAAGCCGAATTCCACTATCTGCATCATGCGGTGGGAGGCAGCGCATATGACGATATCGCCGAAACCTCCCTGCGTCACGCCAACGCGGCTGAATTGACCGGGATCGGGTATACCCATTTGCCGGTCCTATACATGCAGGGCGGCTGTGACGGACGCCAGCTGACTGGCGGTCAGGAACGGTTCGGATGTGACCTGGATCAGTTCAGCCTTATCCAGTCGCGGTTCCGGGAGCGGATGCGCGAGATGCCATCTGATACTGTTCTGGGTGTGGCGCCGCACAGTCTCCGGGCGGTTCCTCCGCAGGCCTTCAGCGAGGTGGTTGCGGGATTGCCGCACGGGCCAATTCATATTCATGCTGCTGAACAGGTTGCCGAAGTCGAGGAAATCATCGCTTTCCTGGGGCGACGACCGGTCGATTGGCTTCTGACGCAGATGGAGGTCGGTCAGCGATGGTGCATGATCCATGCAACGCAAATGACGCAAGATGAGACCCGTCGCCTTGCGCGCTCGGGTGCCGTTGCCGGAGTGTGCCCTGTTACGGAGGCTAATCTGGGAGACGGTATTTTTAACTGTGTCGATTTTGTATCCGAAGGCGGAATGTTCGGAATCGGGTCAGATTCGAATGTGCGGATAGGCCTCACAGAGGAATTGAGACTGCTGGAAGTGACACAGCGTCTGAGGGATCGGCGGCGGACGCTTCTGACAAATGGGGACGTGCGCTCCAATGGCCGTTTCCTGTACGAACACGCGGTTGCAGGGTCGGCTCGTGCGCTGGGCCGGAGCTCCGGCAAGATCGCGGTTGGAGCATATGCCGACATGCTGGCGCTCGACGGGAAGTCGCTTGAACTGGCCGGTCTTGTAGGCGATGCGATGCTTGATGCGTGGATATTTGCTGGGGCGGATGATATCATCACCGATGTTTGGTCGGCTGGCCGGCACATGGTTCAGGGTGGACAGCATGTGCAAAGGGACCAGATCGTGACTGCCTATGCCGGGCTGAGCAAACGACTGAGGGGAACTTTATGA
- the hutG gene encoding N-formylglutamate deformylase, producing MNAVTVTEGTGRVILALPHAGTAMPPAMRENLTLLGRQMPDTDWHVDRLYEGLLPSATIVRANFSRYVIDPNRPPDGVSLYPGQNSTELVPNTTFDGTPIWNSVPGSKDISHRLQTYHAPYHRALHDQIERVRHIHGGAVVYDCHSIRSEVPFLFEGRLPDLNIGDNRGTSCSPELTEAVAAECQKAPHYTHVVNGRFRGGWTTRHYGNPDAGVHAIQMELSQRCYLDSESPPFDYSEPRAEALRTVLKSILRAVEETAKSIL from the coding sequence ATGAACGCAGTGACCGTAACAGAAGGGACTGGGCGGGTCATTCTCGCCCTGCCGCACGCCGGTACCGCGATGCCGCCCGCCATGCGCGAGAACCTGACCTTGTTGGGACGGCAAATGCCGGATACCGACTGGCATGTCGATAGATTGTATGAGGGCCTGTTACCGTCTGCCACCATTGTTCGCGCGAATTTCAGCCGGTACGTGATCGACCCAAATCGCCCGCCTGATGGGGTCAGCCTTTATCCTGGACAAAATTCAACCGAGCTTGTTCCGAACACCACATTCGACGGCACTCCAATTTGGAACTCAGTTCCCGGGTCGAAAGACATTTCCCATCGACTTCAAACATATCATGCACCCTATCACAGGGCCTTGCATGACCAGATCGAACGGGTTCGACACATTCATGGCGGCGCAGTGGTGTATGACTGCCATTCCATAAGATCCGAAGTTCCCTTTCTGTTTGAGGGGCGACTTCCAGACCTGAATATCGGCGATAATAGAGGCACCAGCTGCTCGCCGGAGTTGACCGAGGCGGTGGCGGCCGAGTGCCAAAAAGCACCGCACTACACCCATGTCGTGAATGGCCGGTTCAGAGGTGGTTGGACCACGCGACATTACGGAAATCCGGATGCGGGAGTTCACGCAATACAGATGGAATTGTCGCAACGCTGCTATCTGGATTCTGAAAGCCCCCCATTTGACTATTCGGAGCCACGCGCCGAAGCGCTCCGAACAGTCTTGAAATCCATCCTGCGCGCCGTCGAAGAAACGGCGAAATCCATCCTCTAA
- the hutH gene encoding histidine ammonia-lyase: MLELVPGRVSLSDLESIYRNAAPYRFSDLAYTAIATGCSTLADRIDAGDVIYGVNTGFGKLASVRIPPDKLALLQRNLVYSHAAGTGPVLPERIVRLMIALKGISLGRGASGVRPILVETLSRLAEADILPVIPSQGSVGASGDLAPLAHLAAPLIGEGDVVYRGTRMPAAQALQRAGIEPIELQAKEGLALLNGTQASTALALAGLFDAWHLAIASLTTTALSVDAAMGSSAPFHDEIHQLRGHRGQIDSARRLRELLAGSEIRRSHVTGDERVQDPYCLRCAPQVIGACIDQIKYAARTLETEANAATDNPLVLSDGEIVSGGNFHAEPVALAADQIAIAISEIGAISQRRIAMLVDPALNFGLPAFLAPNPGLTSGLMIAEVTSAALMSENKSLSNPRSVDSTPTSANQEDHVSMACHAARRLTEMTENLGGILAIETMCAVQGIELRAPLATSAALSRVIGRVRDQISPYRDDRIISSDIATMKSLVQTGALLCEAQAETTRMELGS, encoded by the coding sequence ATGCTGGAACTCGTACCAGGTCGGGTGTCACTTTCCGACCTAGAATCCATCTATCGCAACGCGGCACCCTATCGCTTCTCGGACCTGGCCTACACCGCCATCGCGACGGGGTGTTCAACGCTGGCGGACCGCATTGATGCCGGCGATGTGATTTACGGTGTGAATACCGGGTTCGGCAAACTCGCTTCTGTCCGCATACCACCGGACAAGCTGGCATTGCTGCAGAGAAACCTTGTCTACTCGCATGCCGCCGGAACAGGCCCTGTCCTTCCCGAACGCATTGTTCGCTTGATGATCGCGTTGAAAGGCATCTCCTTGGGACGCGGGGCCTCCGGGGTACGGCCGATTCTTGTTGAAACCCTCTCCAGATTGGCAGAAGCGGACATTCTTCCAGTCATACCTTCACAGGGGTCGGTTGGCGCATCCGGCGATCTGGCGCCACTGGCACATCTGGCCGCTCCGCTCATCGGAGAAGGCGATGTCGTCTATCGCGGAACACGCATGCCGGCCGCGCAAGCCCTCCAAAGGGCCGGCATCGAGCCGATAGAACTCCAGGCGAAGGAAGGACTTGCCCTGTTGAATGGCACGCAGGCGTCAACGGCGCTTGCCCTGGCCGGGCTGTTCGACGCCTGGCATCTGGCCATCGCTTCGCTTACCACGACTGCCCTTTCCGTGGATGCCGCGATGGGATCAAGCGCACCGTTTCACGACGAGATACACCAGCTGAGGGGACACCGGGGCCAGATCGACAGCGCACGCAGATTGCGCGAATTGCTGGCAGGATCGGAAATTCGGCGCAGTCATGTAACGGGGGATGAGCGCGTTCAGGACCCATATTGCCTGCGGTGCGCACCGCAGGTAATCGGCGCGTGTATTGACCAGATCAAATACGCAGCCCGAACGCTCGAAACCGAAGCCAATGCCGCAACCGATAATCCCCTGGTCTTGTCCGACGGAGAGATCGTGTCTGGCGGAAACTTTCATGCAGAGCCCGTGGCTCTCGCTGCCGATCAGATCGCCATAGCGATATCCGAGATCGGGGCGATTTCGCAGCGACGCATCGCAATGCTGGTCGACCCCGCGCTCAATTTCGGTTTGCCCGCCTTCCTGGCACCGAACCCCGGGCTGACCTCCGGCCTGATGATCGCTGAAGTGACCTCTGCCGCACTTATGAGTGAAAACAAATCCCTCTCCAACCCCAGAAGTGTTGACTCAACTCCGACATCGGCGAACCAGGAAGACCATGTTTCGATGGCGTGCCACGCTGCGCGGCGGCTCACCGAAATGACGGAAAATCTGGGGGGTATTCTCGCGATTGAGACTATGTGCGCTGTTCAGGGAATTGAGCTTCGTGCGCCACTTGCGACCAGTGCTGCTTTGTCGCGCGTGATTGGCAGAGTACGAGACCAAATCTCTCCTTATAGAGACGATCGTATCATCAGCTCTGATATCGCCACAATGAAATCACTCGTCCAGACAGGGGCGCTACTCTGCGAGGCGCAAGCTGAAACCACGCGTATGGAACTCGGGTCATGA